The proteins below come from a single Leptospiraceae bacterium genomic window:
- the argH gene encoding argininosuccinate lyase: MQEEKSQKLWGGRFETKAASIMERIGESVSFDKRLYKQDITGSIAHAKNLHKIGILSNEELNDIIKGLTQIKAEIESGKFTYTTELEDIHMHIEHRLTSLIGQAGKKLHTGRSRNDQVAQDVRLFIRDETNEILNSILQLLGVILEKAKQNKELVMPGYTHLQVAQPIRTSHYLLAYFWAFERDFKQLKHTLEVNDILVLGSGALAGVNYNTDRNLILKELGLPKLSENSIDAVSQRDHILNFLFAASLILVHASRLCEEIIIYSSVEFGFISLPDSLTTGSSIMPQKKNPDIAELIRGKSARVIANLNHLLILLKGLPLAYNRDLQEDKISLFDSVDQVKISIEGITEMIREMKFHPEKMQNSLHKGFATATDLADFLVNDKKIPFREAHELVGKLVSLCVHKNKTLVDIEESERLLISEHFTGNDYTEAISLKNSTEKKNVYGGTASIRQNEQLVKAENSLANLRQSFQAEK; the protein is encoded by the coding sequence ATGCAAGAAGAAAAATCTCAAAAACTCTGGGGCGGAAGATTTGAAACTAAAGCCGCATCTATCATGGAAAGAATCGGGGAATCAGTAAGTTTTGACAAAAGACTATATAAACAAGACATTACAGGAAGCATTGCCCACGCAAAGAATTTACACAAAATTGGAATTTTATCCAATGAAGAATTAAATGATATTATAAAAGGTTTAACACAAATAAAAGCAGAAATTGAATCTGGAAAATTCACCTACACAACTGAATTGGAAGATATTCATATGCATATCGAACACCGCCTAACTTCGTTAATTGGACAAGCAGGCAAAAAACTTCACACAGGTCGTTCAAGAAACGACCAAGTAGCACAAGACGTTAGACTATTTATTCGTGATGAAACAAATGAAATATTAAATTCAATATTGCAATTACTAGGTGTTATCCTCGAAAAGGCAAAACAAAATAAAGAACTTGTAATGCCAGGATATACTCATTTACAAGTAGCTCAACCAATTCGTACGTCCCACTATTTATTGGCATATTTCTGGGCTTTTGAAAGAGACTTTAAACAGCTAAAGCATACTCTGGAAGTAAATGATATTTTAGTATTAGGCTCAGGTGCTCTAGCGGGAGTAAATTATAATACAGATAGAAATCTTATATTGAAGGAGTTGGGTTTACCGAAGTTAAGTGAAAATTCTATCGATGCAGTTTCCCAAAGAGATCATATACTGAACTTTTTATTTGCCGCGTCCCTTATATTAGTTCATGCTTCTAGACTTTGTGAAGAAATTATTATCTATTCGTCGGTAGAATTTGGATTCATTTCTTTGCCAGACTCTCTCACAACGGGTTCTTCTATTATGCCTCAGAAAAAAAATCCCGACATAGCAGAATTGATTCGAGGAAAATCAGCTAGAGTAATTGCCAATCTAAATCATCTGTTAATTCTTTTAAAAGGACTTCCGCTCGCCTACAATCGTGATTTACAAGAAGATAAAATTTCTCTTTTTGATTCTGTTGACCAAGTAAAAATTTCTATTGAGGGGATAACGGAAATGATTCGCGAAATGAAATTTCATCCAGAAAAAATGCAAAATTCGTTACACAAAGGTTTTGCCACTGCGACAGATCTGGCTGACTTTTTAGTAAACGATAAAAAAATTCCATTTAGAGAAGCACATGAACTCGTTGGAAAGTTAGTTTCCCTCTGTGTTCATAAAAACAAAACACTAGTAGATATCGAAGAATCCGAAAGACTTTTGATTTCAGAACATTTTACAGGAAATGACTATACAGAGGCTATTTCTCTAAAAAATTCTACCGAAAAAAAGAACGTATATGGCGGAACTGCTTCCATAAGACAAAACGAACAGTTGGTAAAAGCAGAAAATTC
- the pepN gene encoding aminopeptidase N: protein MHTDNTTNQPKRIFLKDYKAPSFKVQSIDLFFNLHETNTQVKAIQKIEKLEESPLMLDGENLKLLSIKIDDRELSSADFFINEESLSIKSVPDYFTLETIVEINPEANKACEGLYLSKGIFATQCEAEGFRKITYSLDRPDVMTSYTVSIEADKKKYPILLSNGDLVYKKNLPDGKHVALWKDPFKKPSYLFALVAGDLSMVEGNFITKSGKEVKLEVYATHGKQDRCFHALSSLQKAMKWDEERFGLEYDLNQYMIVSIDDFNMGAMENKGLNIFNSRLVLADRESATDNDFLRIESVVAHEYFHNWTGNRVTCRNWFELSLKEGLTVFRDQEFSSDLHSRAVERVKNVDGLRGSQFAEDAGPNAHPVRPESCLSVDNFYTSTIYEKGSEVIRMMYTIVGKKGFRNGMDEYFKRYDGMAVTILDFADAIATPNNVDFTQFRLWYSQSGTPEVTVSENYDATKKEYSLTLKQFCKPSEKQPNKVPFHIPLLVGLLDPQGNDYKLNSKNIVYNSDGKALLNLKLEEETFLFTDLESKPVLSLNREFSAPIKLNWNVSQDELLHLIKFDSDNFNRREACFKMVLQELKRLIKNYKTNHTLTPNPEIIDALGHVLLDKKIDPQFKSLMLQFPGDGILAQEEEVLDAKVFDLANHSLTKAFVDKYEDSILSLYNFHHSQDSIGDRALKNHLLFLLVEANYSNSIHIAFEQYTKANNMTEKINAIVALCKTNSKEKMVALSEFFDRWKDDSVVYNKWLQVQASSRVHDTFEIVQKISITPPFSLENPNNIYSLISVLAGNHLVMQREKEKTFSWICDKIIEIDKKNPQVAARVCNNFNFVKKFPEDVKTIAQSEIRRVLKTAGLSKNSRELLEGCV, encoded by the coding sequence ATGCATACAGATAATACTACCAACCAACCGAAACGAATTTTTTTAAAGGATTACAAAGCTCCTTCGTTCAAAGTGCAAAGCATAGATTTATTTTTTAACTTACACGAAACCAATACGCAAGTAAAAGCAATACAAAAGATAGAAAAATTAGAAGAGTCACCTTTAATGTTGGATGGGGAAAATCTAAAACTGTTGAGCATAAAAATTGACGACAGAGAACTATCAAGTGCAGATTTTTTTATAAATGAAGAGTCTCTGTCTATAAAATCCGTTCCAGATTATTTTACTTTGGAAACAATTGTAGAGATTAACCCTGAGGCTAACAAAGCCTGTGAAGGACTTTATTTATCCAAAGGAATCTTTGCAACTCAGTGTGAGGCGGAAGGATTTAGAAAAATAACGTATTCTCTAGATCGTCCAGATGTCATGACAAGTTATACTGTATCTATTGAAGCAGATAAAAAAAAGTATCCTATATTGCTTTCGAATGGAGATTTAGTCTACAAAAAGAATTTACCCGACGGAAAACATGTCGCACTTTGGAAAGACCCATTTAAAAAACCAAGTTACTTATTTGCGTTAGTCGCCGGAGACTTAAGTATGGTTGAAGGAAATTTTATTACCAAATCTGGAAAAGAAGTGAAACTAGAAGTATATGCAACACATGGAAAACAGGACAGATGTTTTCATGCACTATCTTCTCTTCAAAAAGCTATGAAGTGGGACGAAGAACGATTTGGGCTTGAATATGATCTAAATCAATATATGATTGTTTCCATTGATGATTTTAATATGGGAGCAATGGAAAACAAAGGACTCAATATTTTTAACTCACGTTTGGTATTAGCCGATAGAGAGTCTGCAACGGATAATGATTTTTTGCGAATCGAATCTGTGGTTGCACATGAATACTTTCATAACTGGACTGGAAATCGGGTAACTTGTAGAAATTGGTTTGAGCTTTCTTTAAAAGAGGGGCTAACAGTGTTTAGAGACCAAGAATTTTCATCTGACTTACATTCTAGGGCAGTGGAAAGAGTAAAAAATGTTGATGGTCTTCGTGGTTCTCAATTTGCGGAAGATGCAGGACCTAACGCTCATCCGGTTCGACCAGAAAGTTGTCTTTCGGTAGATAATTTTTATACATCTACAATTTATGAAAAAGGTTCCGAAGTCATTCGTATGATGTATACGATAGTTGGAAAAAAAGGATTCAGAAATGGGATGGATGAATATTTTAAACGTTATGACGGAATGGCTGTTACAATATTGGATTTTGCTGACGCAATTGCTACACCGAATAATGTTGATTTTACTCAGTTTCGATTATGGTACAGTCAATCCGGTACTCCTGAAGTCACTGTATCGGAAAATTATGATGCAACTAAAAAAGAATATTCACTTACTCTAAAACAGTTTTGTAAACCTTCCGAAAAACAACCTAATAAAGTTCCATTTCATATTCCATTATTGGTTGGTCTACTTGATCCACAGGGAAATGATTATAAATTGAATTCTAAAAATATCGTTTACAATTCTGATGGAAAAGCTCTTTTAAATTTAAAACTAGAAGAAGAAACTTTTTTATTTACTGATTTAGAGAGTAAACCGGTATTATCCTTAAATCGCGAATTTTCCGCTCCTATTAAATTGAATTGGAATGTGTCCCAAGATGAACTTTTACATTTAATCAAATTTGACAGTGATAATTTTAATCGAAGAGAAGCATGTTTCAAAATGGTTTTGCAAGAGTTAAAAAGACTGATTAAAAATTACAAAACAAATCATACTCTCACACCAAATCCAGAGATAATTGACGCGCTTGGACATGTACTTTTGGATAAAAAAATTGATCCACAGTTTAAATCACTCATGCTTCAATTCCCGGGGGATGGAATATTGGCCCAAGAAGAAGAAGTTTTAGATGCAAAAGTATTTGATTTAGCTAATCATAGTTTAACAAAAGCATTTGTTGATAAATATGAAGATTCAATTCTTTCATTATATAATTTTCATCATTCACAGGATTCGATTGGAGATCGTGCACTTAAAAATCATTTATTATTTCTTTTAGTCGAAGCAAATTATTCTAATTCTATTCATATTGCTTTTGAACAATATACTAAAGCAAATAATATGACTGAAAAAATAAATGCGATAGTAGCTTTATGTAAAACAAATAGTAAAGAAAAAATGGTAGCATTAAGTGAGTTCTTCGATCGTTGGAAAGACGATTCTGTGGTATATAATAAATGGCTACAAGTTCAGGCTTCCTCTCGTGTGCACGATACTTTTGAAATTGTTCAAAAAATCTCTATTACTCCTCCATTTAGTTTAGAAAATCCGAATAATATTTATTCGCTTATTTCTGTTCTCGCCGGAAACCATTTGGTTATGCAAAGAGAAAAGGAAAAAACATTTTCTTGGATTTGTGATAAAATAATTGAAATTGATAAAAAAAATCCACAAGTTGCGGCTAGAGTTTGTAATAACTTTAATTTTGTAAAAAAATTTCCAGAGGATGTAAAAACTATTGCACAATCAGAAATTCGTCGGGTTTTAAAAACTGCTGGTTTGTCTAAAAATTCTCGAGAATTATTAGAGGGTTGTGTTTAG
- a CDS encoding FAD-dependent oxidoreductase has translation MQLKTSETDFIVIGAGYGGVTSAGLLQNRGFNVKLLEAHSLIGGCASYFKRKNFLFDVGATTFSGILSHQPLGRLFRELNINPELIKIEPGMIIQMGSKKIIRYSNPNQWVNELNRHFPIQGIDRFWKRVFTLDRLSWEFISQNQKIPPRNLMDVFSLLKFSNLNKVSLLPNIFRSVDSVLNSMNIYNQEFRKFLDEQLLITTQSRADVAPMLTAAMGLAYPAETYYPMGGMYKPAELILEKFKELGGELILKEKVIRISQKNDGYEVETKKGITYFSKGIISNIPIWNLAEITEGNIQKYFLKKAKKYPEAPGAFTVNFAVESKVSLDSLYFQIHTRAKIPYCEAGAFFVSFSHLSDRNKSPEGFRTVTISTHTNPNEWIGLSKENYNQKKEITCKFILSEFDYAFPELSEANKIFPLAGTPDTFEYYTHRKNGFVGGIAHSVHSNLLLMTPNISPFPNFYLAGDTVFPGQGIPAVTLGALNLVSQIP, from the coding sequence ATGCAATTAAAAACTTCCGAAACAGATTTTATTGTAATTGGTGCTGGTTACGGTGGAGTAACCTCTGCCGGGCTTCTGCAAAACCGAGGATTTAATGTAAAACTTTTAGAGGCTCATAGTTTAATTGGAGGTTGTGCATCTTATTTCAAACGAAAAAACTTTCTTTTTGATGTTGGGGCGACTACTTTCAGCGGAATACTTTCACATCAGCCATTAGGCAGACTATTTCGTGAGTTAAATATTAATCCAGAACTTATAAAAATAGAACCTGGAATGATCATTCAAATGGGTTCTAAAAAAATCATACGTTATTCTAATCCAAATCAATGGGTAAATGAGTTAAATAGACATTTTCCTATCCAAGGAATTGACCGTTTTTGGAAAAGAGTTTTTACACTTGATAGACTTTCTTGGGAATTTATTTCACAAAATCAAAAAATTCCGCCTCGAAATTTAATGGATGTTTTCTCCCTTTTGAAATTTTCCAATTTGAATAAAGTGTCATTATTACCAAATATTTTTCGATCAGTAGATTCTGTCTTAAATTCAATGAATATTTACAATCAGGAATTTCGTAAATTTTTAGATGAGCAGTTACTCATAACTACCCAGAGCAGAGCAGACGTCGCACCTATGTTGACTGCGGCTATGGGACTTGCCTATCCAGCGGAAACCTATTACCCTATGGGAGGTATGTACAAACCTGCAGAATTGATTCTCGAAAAATTCAAAGAACTCGGAGGAGAATTAATTCTTAAAGAAAAGGTAATAAGAATTAGCCAAAAAAATGATGGTTACGAAGTTGAAACTAAAAAAGGTATTACCTATTTTTCAAAAGGGATTATATCAAATATTCCAATATGGAATTTAGCAGAAATTACAGAAGGCAATATTCAAAAGTATTTTCTAAAAAAAGCGAAAAAATATCCTGAAGCACCCGGAGCGTTTACTGTTAATTTTGCGGTAGAATCAAAAGTTTCTTTAGATTCCCTATACTTTCAAATTCATACTAGAGCGAAAATTCCTTATTGTGAAGCAGGAGCATTTTTTGTATCTTTTTCGCATCTCAGTGATCGAAATAAATCGCCAGAAGGATTTAGAACAGTAACTATCTCTACTCATACGAATCCAAATGAGTGGATTGGATTATCAAAAGAGAATTATAACCAAAAAAAAGAAATCACTTGTAAATTTATACTTTCTGAATTTGATTATGCTTTTCCAGAATTAAGTGAGGCAAATAAGATTTTTCCTCTAGCTGGCACACCGGATACATTTGAGTATTATACTCATCGCAAAAATGGATTCGTGGGAGGAATTGCTCATTCAGTCCATTCAAATCTTTTGTTGATGACACCAAATATTTCCCCATTCCCGAACTTTTATCTCGCGGGTGATACAGTTTTTCCTGGGCAAGGTATTCCTGCGGTAACTCTAGGGGCTTTGAATCTTGTTAGTCAAATTCCTTGA
- a CDS encoding LCP family protein: MNRTKIDKKLVKPNPITFLLCGFSENKDMSLALYATLFPTERKLALFFINPFISFDEERLEKMPDPMQTLTKELESITDHKVDYKLSITESNFLKIIDILGGLPIFFDPGLIRKNSDNYERNIGEYLLSGEEIRDFLRLKNPDNPSEYLERLWSQETVALILYDRIVQMQKEMKKQWLLLFANFFTTDLLPEEFVSIFNYIQEGHIVIYISEMPAEPITTTDGKTKRLQLKVKEEVASIAYSKFISDLRSEDFADGEFARIEILNGTEINGLAKRVKSALNEKRIKVLSTDNGWALNQETTVIIDRSGNPEYAYKVAEVLGTKNIKHIIDKEVGLDTTILLGEDFEIKPGKK, from the coding sequence ATGAATCGAACTAAGATAGACAAAAAATTAGTAAAACCGAATCCAATTACTTTCTTACTTTGCGGATTTTCGGAGAATAAAGACATGAGTTTAGCTTTGTACGCTACTCTATTCCCAACAGAAAGAAAATTGGCGCTTTTTTTTATTAATCCTTTCATTAGTTTTGATGAGGAAAGATTAGAAAAAATGCCTGATCCTATGCAAACTCTAACCAAAGAGTTGGAATCTATTACAGATCACAAAGTAGATTATAAACTTTCTATTACAGAATCAAATTTTTTAAAAATCATTGATATATTAGGTGGATTACCAATATTCTTTGATCCCGGTTTAATTCGTAAAAATTCAGATAATTACGAAAGAAATATCGGGGAGTATTTGCTTTCTGGCGAGGAAATACGCGATTTTTTACGTTTAAAAAATCCAGATAATCCTTCCGAGTATTTAGAGCGTTTATGGAGTCAGGAAACTGTTGCTTTGATTTTGTATGATCGAATTGTACAAATGCAAAAGGAAATGAAAAAACAATGGCTTCTTTTATTTGCAAATTTTTTTACTACGGATTTATTACCTGAAGAGTTTGTTTCAATTTTTAATTATATTCAGGAAGGTCACATTGTTATTTATATTTCTGAAATGCCTGCAGAGCCAATTACCACTACCGACGGAAAAACTAAACGCCTTCAATTAAAAGTGAAAGAAGAAGTCGCAAGTATTGCTTACAGTAAGTTCATTTCTGATTTACGCTCAGAAGATTTTGCTGATGGCGAATTTGCCCGAATCGAAATTTTAAACGGTACAGAAATCAATGGTCTCGCCAAGAGGGTTAAATCCGCATTAAACGAAAAAAGAATTAAAGTTCTATCTACGGATAATGGTTGGGCTTTAAATCAAGAAACCACAGTCATTATAGATCGTTCGGGTAACCCTGAATATGCTTATAAAGTAGCTGAAGTATTAGGAACAAAAAATATCAAACATATCATTGACAAAGAAGTTGGACTCGATACAACTATTCTTCTAGGAGAAGATTTTGAAATCAAACCCGGTAAAAAGTAA
- the rsfS gene encoding ribosome silencing factor gives MSPATKKTLKEITSHLREKKCEDIVIMNLEEVNSYLSLFVIATVSSHTQGKAVARDLEKKMKSYKLGAGNTEKKNAPTESGWTLLDLGEIVVHIMTKETRAYYDLDKLWGDAKKISL, from the coding sequence ATAAGCCCAGCTACAAAAAAAACTCTTAAAGAAATCACAAGCCATTTGCGTGAAAAAAAATGCGAAGACATTGTAATTATGAATTTAGAAGAGGTTAATTCTTATTTGTCACTATTTGTAATTGCAACTGTTTCTAGTCATACACAAGGAAAGGCAGTCGCAAGAGACCTAGAAAAGAAAATGAAATCTTATAAACTAGGTGCTGGAAATACAGAAAAGAAAAACGCTCCGACAGAGTCTGGTTGGACATTACTTGATCTAGGTGAGATTGTAGTTCACATAATGACAAAAGAAACTAGGGCGTATTATGATTTGGATAAACTTTGGGGAGATGCTAAAAAAATAAGCCTTTAG
- a CDS encoding metal-sulfur cluster assembly factor, with amino-acid sequence MDIKMEELQNDLEKAVYQAILPVEDPELFISIMELGLIYDIKVNENKEANVKMTFTSMACPAGPSLKSQVLAAALQVDGIKDANVEIVWNPKWDPRLMASEDAKMQLGIYD; translated from the coding sequence ATGGATATCAAAATGGAAGAACTACAAAACGATCTAGAAAAAGCAGTCTATCAAGCTATATTGCCGGTTGAGGACCCTGAACTTTTTATATCTATCATGGAATTGGGTTTGATTTATGACATCAAAGTAAATGAAAATAAGGAAGCTAACGTCAAAATGACGTTTACCAGTATGGCTTGCCCTGCCGGCCCAAGTCTAAAATCACAGGTATTAGCGGCAGCTTTACAGGTAGACGGGATTAAAGATGCAAATGTAGAAATAGTCTGGAATCCCAAATGGGATCCAAGACTAATGGCAAGTGAAGATGCCAAGATGCAATTAGGAATTTACGACTAA
- a CDS encoding SUF system NifU family Fe-S cluster assembly protein translates to MSLSDELYKEVILDHYEHPRNYYVLANPSLKEKGMNPLCGDEFELFLRFEGDKIVEASFQGKGCSISQASGSMMTELIQGKTKSEATSLIEKFKGMILEDKSPEYTEDEADLEALNGVKKYPVRVKCAVLSWNTLDKALKG, encoded by the coding sequence GTGTCGTTAAGCGATGAATTATATAAAGAAGTGATTTTAGATCACTACGAACATCCTAGGAACTACTATGTATTAGCCAATCCTAGTTTGAAAGAAAAAGGAATGAATCCGCTATGCGGAGACGAATTCGAATTATTCCTTCGTTTTGAGGGTGATAAAATTGTGGAAGCAAGTTTTCAAGGAAAGGGCTGTTCTATCTCGCAAGCATCAGGATCTATGATGACAGAATTAATCCAAGGAAAAACAAAATCAGAAGCAACTTCTTTAATTGAAAAGTTCAAAGGTATGATTTTAGAAGATAAGTCACCTGAATATACAGAAGATGAAGCAGATTTAGAAGCATTAAACGGTGTAAAAAAATATCCCGTTAGAGTAAAATGTGCCGTACTAAGTTGGAATACTTTAGACAAAGCCTTAAAAGGCTAA
- a CDS encoding cysteine desulfurase, with protein MSLDPYRIKTDFPILNTTMNGKPLVFLDSAASSQKPFQVIDAIERYYKEENANIHRGVYYLSQHATELYEKTRIKVADFIGAKCAKVAIYTRNATESINLVAQSWGRANIRRGDEIVLNELEHHSNLVPWQMLALEKGAVLKFIPLNPDSTLDLSEIDTIINYKTKLVVCSQMSNATGTIHDIQPLIKKAHDVGALFLLDGAQGASHIKTSVKDLDVDFYVFSAHKMLGPTGVGILYGKENILENMPPWMGGGDMISEVTKDWSTYADLPAKLEAGTPHISGGIAFGHAIDYLNEIGMHNIHKHEVELLSYALDRLDDLGGLTLYGTRDLSKRGGVVSFNVDGVHAHDVGSILDEQGIAIRVGHHCCQPYMKKMGIAGTCRASFYLYNTKEDVDALVEGLKKVMEIFSRVVKR; from the coding sequence ATGAGTTTAGACCCTTATAGAATCAAAACAGATTTTCCGATTTTGAATACTACCATGAATGGTAAACCCCTTGTATTTTTGGATAGTGCGGCTAGTTCTCAGAAACCGTTTCAAGTTATAGATGCTATTGAAAGATACTATAAAGAGGAAAATGCAAATATTCATAGGGGAGTTTATTACCTTTCCCAACATGCCACAGAACTATACGAGAAAACGAGAATCAAAGTAGCTGATTTTATTGGAGCGAAATGTGCAAAAGTAGCGATTTACACGCGTAATGCGACAGAAAGTATAAACCTAGTCGCCCAATCTTGGGGACGTGCCAATATTCGTCGTGGCGATGAAATTGTGTTAAATGAATTAGAACATCATTCTAATCTGGTGCCTTGGCAAATGTTAGCATTAGAAAAAGGAGCAGTATTAAAATTTATCCCACTCAATCCAGATTCCACTCTTGACCTTTCAGAAATAGATACAATCATCAATTATAAAACAAAACTCGTAGTCTGTTCGCAAATGTCTAACGCGACAGGAACAATTCACGACATTCAACCTCTAATAAAAAAAGCACATGATGTCGGCGCATTATTCTTATTAGACGGTGCACAAGGTGCGTCTCATATCAAAACAAGTGTTAAAGACTTGGACGTAGACTTTTATGTATTCTCTGCTCACAAAATGTTAGGACCAACTGGAGTAGGAATTCTATACGGAAAAGAAAATATCTTAGAAAATATGCCACCTTGGATGGGCGGAGGAGATATGATTTCCGAAGTAACCAAGGATTGGTCGACTTACGCTGATTTGCCGGCAAAACTAGAAGCAGGCACTCCTCATATTTCAGGCGGCATTGCTTTCGGACATGCAATTGACTATTTGAATGAAATTGGAATGCACAATATTCATAAACACGAAGTAGAACTATTGTCCTATGCACTAGATCGTTTGGATGATTTGGGGGGACTTACTCTTTATGGTACTAGAGATTTATCCAAACGCGGCGGAGTTGTATCCTTCAATGTAGATGGTGTACATGCACATGATGTGGGTTCGATTTTAGACGAACAAGGAATTGCAATTCGTGTAGGTCATCATTGTTGCCAGCCGTATATGAAAAAAATGGGAATTGCCGGAACTTGCCGAGCTAGTTTTTATTTATATAACACAAAAGAAGACGTAGACGCTTTAGTAGAAGGTCTAAAAAAAGTAATGGAGATATTTTCCCGTGTCGTTAAGCGATGA
- a CDS encoding Rieske 2Fe-2S domain-containing protein, which translates to MYKKLANLNEIKEGLIKVVETKYIRIGITKIADQIIAFEDVCTHDGESISSGVLESGCIVCPRHFAKFDLTSGKALCMPATEDLPILKTKISGEDIEVDIED; encoded by the coding sequence ATGTATAAAAAATTAGCAAATCTAAATGAAATAAAAGAAGGTCTAATCAAAGTAGTAGAGACAAAATATATACGAATCGGAATTACAAAAATTGCAGACCAAATTATTGCATTCGAAGATGTTTGCACTCATGACGGAGAATCAATTTCTTCGGGTGTTTTAGAATCTGGCTGTATTGTTTGTCCGAGACATTTTGCAAAATTTGATTTAACATCCGGCAAAGCTCTATGTATGCCGGCAACAGAAGATTTGCCAATATTAAAAACAAAAATTTCTGGCGAAGATATTGAAGTAGATATCGAGGATTAA
- the sufD gene encoding Fe-S cluster assembly protein SufD has translation MEALLSQKTFLESKFESFISNIEEPEWITSLRNSAFSILKETNFPDTKMESWRKVNLSNLSLETLLSTNLKICSFSINTDVTPVLEFSVLDSFEKVYVENTFQILLEKNKSNFFGLLNLCFFDIGILAKVPQNSNIQESIQLNINYPKEETSFLPLVFWKIEKYSSSIIYEKLNSDLAEEFNLINPLSYLDLEDCAKSTFSSIEDFQSSTFHFRNIFSSQSKDSELTLFHFNLGGYKGKTLYFNELNGEHSILNATGATTLGKREIQDIEYKISHFASHTDSKLKFKTVVKDKSHHIFTGNLFIPKSSLHVTASQVNNNLTMTRTARAESMPKLEVFADDVKCSHGATVGEVNEDQLFYLMSRGLTENEARFLIIEGFLKEILDFVTVPEIQELLIKRLTEKLYN, from the coding sequence ATGGAAGCCCTACTTTCTCAAAAAACTTTTTTAGAATCCAAGTTTGAATCTTTTATTTCAAATATAGAAGAACCAGAATGGATTACCTCCCTACGAAATTCTGCATTTTCAATTTTAAAGGAAACAAATTTTCCCGATACAAAAATGGAATCATGGAGAAAAGTAAATTTATCCAATCTATCTCTGGAAACTTTGCTTTCTACAAACCTAAAAATTTGTAGTTTTTCGATTAATACTGATGTTACTCCTGTCTTAGAATTTTCAGTATTAGATAGTTTTGAGAAAGTTTATGTGGAAAATACTTTTCAAATATTGTTAGAGAAAAATAAATCCAATTTTTTTGGACTGTTAAACCTTTGTTTTTTTGATATCGGAATTTTGGCGAAAGTTCCACAAAACTCAAACATACAAGAATCAATTCAGTTAAATATAAATTATCCCAAGGAAGAAACTTCTTTTCTCCCACTCGTATTCTGGAAGATAGAAAAATATTCGTCATCCATTATTTACGAAAAACTGAATTCAGATTTAGCTGAAGAGTTTAATTTGATTAATCCTCTTTCCTACTTAGATTTGGAAGATTGCGCAAAATCTACATTTTCCTCTATAGAAGATTTTCAAAGTTCTACATTCCATTTTAGAAATATTTTTTCTAGTCAGTCTAAAGACTCCGAATTAACACTATTTCATTTTAATTTAGGCGGATATAAAGGTAAAACATTATACTTCAATGAACTAAATGGAGAACATTCAATTCTAAATGCGACAGGTGCAACCACTTTAGGGAAAAGAGAAATACAAGACATTGAATACAAAATATCCCATTTTGCAAGCCACACGGACAGCAAACTCAAATTTAAAACTGTAGTAAAAGATAAATCGCATCATATTTTTACTGGTAACTTATTTATTCCTAAAAGTTCACTTCATGTAACTGCCAGCCAAGTAAATAACAACCTCACTATGACAAGAACTGCAAGAGCTGAGTCCATGCCAAAGTTGGAAGTATTTGCTGACGATGTAAAATGTTCCCATGGTGCAACTGTAGGTGAAGTAAATGAAGACCAATTATTTTATCTTATGTCTAGAGGATTAACGGAAAATGAAGCAAGGTTTTTAATCATAGAAGGATTTCTAAAAGAAATCTTAGACTTTGTAACAGTTCCCGAAATACAGGAATTACTAATCAAACGTTTGACGGAAAAATTATATAATTAG